DNA sequence from the Chitinophaga flava genome:
GCTGTAAACGCTGATACCAGATACTTTCCCCAAACCATAAATGACATACTGTTTTGTGCAGCGAAGGGAAACTACCTCCCAGCTCCCGTTCTGTCTTTTCTGCATCCAGATTCAGCATAACAGCCACCAGCTGTTGATTAGCCCAGTGATTATAAGATGCAAACCGCACCAGGATTTCTTTCATGTACAAAAAGGTTAATTAACAGGTCTTGATGAATATTCAACAAATTACAATATTGTTTGTCATTTTGCCTTGCGATCTTTGCATTCCCTAACCTGAAATATCATGGAACTCACTTACCTCAGCCGCTGCCTGTTCTGGAACATCCCGAAGATCGACGATTACAAGCGTTTCACCAACGCTTCCATCTCTAAAGGAGGTACTGTCCTGCCTTTGGCACAGGCCCCGGAAAAAATGCCACAGCGCCCCGTTTCCTGGAAGTTCAGGGGCCAGCCCCGGGAAGGGCAGCTCAGCGAACTGCTCGCCTCCACCGGTTCTACCGCCTGTATCGTGCTACAGCACGGGGAAATATTATACGAACAGTATTTCAACGGCTACCAGCGGAACTCCATCAATACCTCCTTTTCTGCAGCCAAATCCATGACTTCCGTACTCACCGGCATTGCTATTGCGGAAGGCGCCATCCATGCTGTAGAAGATCCCGTAGCCCGTTATCTTACAGATTTCAACAAAACAGGATATGACCAGATCACCATTTCGCATTTGCTGCAGATGTGTTCCGGATTGGAATATAAAGAGGGCGTGTTTCCCTGGACCGATGATGCCAGGGTATATTATGGCCTGCGGCTACGTGAGCAAGCACTCCGGGCCAGACTCATAGAAACACCCGGAAGCACTTATCATTACAACAACTACAACCTGCTGCTGCTGGGCATGATACTGGAAAAGGCCACCGGACAGCCCGTACCAGCCTATTTCAGCGAAAAGATATGGCAGCATATCGGCGCCGAAGCCGATGCCTCCTGGAGTATGGATAGCCGCCATTCCGGGTTTGCCAAGATGGAAAGCGGGTTCAATGCCCTCGCCATCGACTTCGCCCGCTTCGGACAACTCTGTCTGCAAAACGGTCAAATCAATGGTCAAACGATCATTCCTGCATCCTGGTTACATGAATCCACCAGTGCCCCCATCCATACTGCAGACAACACCCGATACCTTTCCCGTATGGTGCCTCCGTTGTGCAAATGGGCCGGAAGTCCGCATGGATATTACAAATACTTATGGTGGGGATACCAAACGGATCCTCATAATTTTGACTATTTTGCATTAGGCGTAAAAGGCCAGCTGATTTATATCTCTCCCCGCAAACAGGCTGTGATTGTACGCTTTGGCAAAAAATGGGGAGATATTGACTGGTGGCCGGAGTTACTGAAACAACTGGCCGATTCACTTGCATAATTTTTGATACTATGGAAGATATAACGTTAAGGGTTGCACGAAAAGAAGATTGTCGCCGTTTGCTGGAACTGATCCATGAACTGGCCGAATATGAAAAAGCACCCCAGGAAGTAACAGTCAGCCTGGCACATTTTGAAGAAGCAGGCTTTGGATCTAACCCCGTATGGAAAGCATTTGTAGCTACCACACAGGAAGATGGTAAAGAACTTATCGTGGGTTTTGCCCTGTATTATGTTCGTTATTCTACCTGGAAAGGTTGCCGCATGTACCTCGAAGATCTTCTGGTCACCGAAAAATGGCGTGGCAAAGGAGTGGGTAAAATACTGTTCGATCAACTCATCGTGGAAGCAAAGGAAAAAAAGTTCAGCGGCATTCTTTTTCAGGTACTGGAATGGAATACACCGGCGATCAATTTCTACAAAAAATACGCTACCAAATTTGATCCTGAATGGATCAATGTCAGCATTGAATTATCATAATCTTTCCGTTTATAACATTCCTGCATTGTATGTCATCAATCCTCACTAATATTGATGACATACAATTTTTACTATGATTTTTCTTCACGATTTCCGCGACTTACGCACAGCGTCTACAGAAACCCTGAGCAGTACCTTCAACGAAGCGTTCAGCGACTATATCGTGCCGATGCACCTCACTCCTTCCATCCTGGAACAAAAGATGAAAGCCGAAAACATACAACGGGCATGGTCTATCGGTGCCTTCAATGGTAATGAGCTGGGGGCCTTTATCCTGCATGGCGTAGATAACAATGAACACCCTACCGTATTGTACAACGGCGGCACCGGCGTAATCCCCGCTTTCCGCGGCCAACATCTGATTCAGAAAATGTATGAACAGTTTATTCCGTACTACAAACAACAGGGTATCCGGAAAATACTGCTGGAAGTAATCAGTTCCAACTTACCAGCTATCAAGGCTTATACTAACAGCGGCTTTCATAAGGTACGTGTTTTTCGTTGTTACAAAGGTGTTGTAAACGTTCACAAAACAGCACCGGGCATCAACATCCGGGAGAACAACACACCGGAGTGGACCCTATTAAGCACCTTTATGGATATGGAGCCCAGTTGGTCCAATATGGTTAGCAGTATACAACGGGAACGGCCAGCTACAAGCACCTGGGAAGCCGTATTCAACGGAGAAGTAGTGGGTTATATCAGTGTCAACAAAGAGAGCAGACGTATCCGCAACATAGCAGTACATCCGGCCTTCCGGCGCAAAGGTATTGCCAATGCCTTACTGCAGTATGTAGCACAGGAGCTGGACGGGCCTATGAGTATCATCAATATCGATGAAAAAAATCAGGAGATAGGCGCTTTCCTCGAACAAGCAGGACTGCAGTATTTTCTATCACAATATGAAATGGCTGTTGAGCTTTAATCATACGACATTCAAAGACAAAGAGCGCAAGGCTGTCGATAAGCCCTGCGCTCTTTGTTTTTATGCAGATGGTAACAGTGTTTAGCTGATACCGTTTACAGTTACTTCTTTTGCGATTTTCTGCACCAGTCCCTGTAACACTTTACCAGGGCCTACTTCAGTGAATTCACCAGCGCCATCGGCTACCATAGCTAATACGGACTGGCTCCATTTTACCGGGCCGGTCAGCTGGTCGATGAGGTTTTGTTTGATCTGTGCGGGATCTGTTACAGCAGCAGCTACTACGTTCTGGTATACAGGGCAGGCAGGTGTATTGAAAACGGCTTTTTCGATAGCAGCTTTCAGTTCTTCCCTGGCAGATTCCATCAGCGGAGAGTGGAATGCACCACCTACCGGCAGTACCATCGCTCTTTTAGCACCGGCAGCTTTCAGTTCTGCGCAGGCAGTTTCCACTGCTTTGAGGGTGCCGGAGATCACCAGCTGGCCAGGACTGTTGTAGTTGGCTGGTACTACTACTTCATTGGTTTCAGCAGCTACTTTGGCGCAGATCTCTTCTACTTTGGCATCTTCCATACCAAGGATCACGGCCATAGTGGAAGGCTGCTGCTCGCAGGCTTTCTGCATAGCGTTGGCCCTGATAGCTACCAGGCGCAGCGCTTCTTCAAAAGATAAAACACCGTTGGCAACGAGTGCGGAAAATTCACCCAGAGAGTGGCCCGCTACCATTTCAGGCTGGGAATGTTCGGTGGAGAGGAAAGCGATAACAGCATGCAGGAATACCGCCGGCTGGGTAACTTTGGTTTGTTTCAGATCTTCTTCTGTGCCGGTGAACATGATATCGGAGATACGGAAACCCAGTATCTCATTAGCTTGTTCAAATAATTCTTTTGCTTTTGCATTGGTGTCATACAGGTTTTTGCCCATACCCGGAAACTGTGACGCCTGTCCGGGAAATACATATGCATGCTTCATGGTTGCTTATATTGTATTTATAATATCAAATAGAAATAATTCAAATATACAATCAATTAGATTTTAACAATGACTTTTAAAAGTCTCTGCAAAACTGCGCTAAAATAGCATTAAAACAAAAATGGTTTAACCACAAACGGTTAAACCATTTTTGCAAGGGCCTTTGAAAGGGCTTATCTTCCAATAAGTTTCATGAACTCAGCTCTGGTAGTACCATCCATAAACTGGCCGCTGAAAGCGGAGGTAGTCGTCAAAGAGTTCTGTTTGGACACACCGCGCATCATCATGCAAAGGTGCTGGGCTTCTATCACCACCGCTACACCTTGTGGCTCAAGGGTTTCCTGGATAGCGTCCAGGATCTGGTGGGTCATTCTTTCCTGTACCTGGAGCCTGCGGGCATAAACATCCACTACGCGG
Encoded proteins:
- a CDS encoding serine hydrolase domain-containing protein → MELTYLSRCLFWNIPKIDDYKRFTNASISKGGTVLPLAQAPEKMPQRPVSWKFRGQPREGQLSELLASTGSTACIVLQHGEILYEQYFNGYQRNSINTSFSAAKSMTSVLTGIAIAEGAIHAVEDPVARYLTDFNKTGYDQITISHLLQMCSGLEYKEGVFPWTDDARVYYGLRLREQALRARLIETPGSTYHYNNYNLLLLGMILEKATGQPVPAYFSEKIWQHIGAEADASWSMDSRHSGFAKMESGFNALAIDFARFGQLCLQNGQINGQTIIPASWLHESTSAPIHTADNTRYLSRMVPPLCKWAGSPHGYYKYLWWGYQTDPHNFDYFALGVKGQLIYISPRKQAVIVRFGKKWGDIDWWPELLKQLADSLA
- a CDS encoding GNAT family N-acetyltransferase, coding for MEDITLRVARKEDCRRLLELIHELAEYEKAPQEVTVSLAHFEEAGFGSNPVWKAFVATTQEDGKELIVGFALYYVRYSTWKGCRMYLEDLLVTEKWRGKGVGKILFDQLIVEAKEKKFSGILFQVLEWNTPAINFYKKYATKFDPEWINVSIELS
- a CDS encoding GNAT family N-acetyltransferase; the protein is MIFLHDFRDLRTASTETLSSTFNEAFSDYIVPMHLTPSILEQKMKAENIQRAWSIGAFNGNELGAFILHGVDNNEHPTVLYNGGTGVIPAFRGQHLIQKMYEQFIPYYKQQGIRKILLEVISSNLPAIKAYTNSGFHKVRVFRCYKGVVNVHKTAPGINIRENNTPEWTLLSTFMDMEPSWSNMVSSIQRERPATSTWEAVFNGEVVGYISVNKESRRIRNIAVHPAFRRKGIANALLQYVAQELDGPMSIINIDEKNQEIGAFLEQAGLQYFLSQYEMAVEL
- the fabD gene encoding ACP S-malonyltransferase: MKHAYVFPGQASQFPGMGKNLYDTNAKAKELFEQANEILGFRISDIMFTGTEEDLKQTKVTQPAVFLHAVIAFLSTEHSQPEMVAGHSLGEFSALVANGVLSFEEALRLVAIRANAMQKACEQQPSTMAVILGMEDAKVEEICAKVAAETNEVVVPANYNSPGQLVISGTLKAVETACAELKAAGAKRAMVLPVGGAFHSPLMESAREELKAAIEKAVFNTPACPVYQNVVAAAVTDPAQIKQNLIDQLTGPVKWSQSVLAMVADGAGEFTEVGPGKVLQGLVQKIAKEVTVNGIS